The Megachile rotundata isolate GNS110a chromosome 6, iyMegRotu1, whole genome shotgun sequence nucleotide sequence CGTCAGATAGAACTAATTTGGACATTATGAGCAAGGTTGTCCGTGCGTAGCAAGGCAATAGAAGATAATGTCATTAGGCTGTGCTGCATTACGCCGGGATTATCACGATTAATTACGCGCACCTGTAGGCCGAATATTATGGTATTCAATTAGATCTCGGCGATGCGTGTGTacgttttaatttaatatcgGACGCGGTAATCGTCGAAAACTGGTCGAACTCAATCACGGCAGCGTATACTTCTCGTTTCTCTTTTTCCGAACAAAGTTACGGACCCGGTTTGCCCGACAGCCGTGGCGATCTCTCGTGGGTCGTTGCCATTAACGTAACAAATTTTCACAGTgcgaaaagagagagagagacggagagttAATACCGCGACCGAATAAAGTTATCGCCACGAGGTGGAACACGGTTTGGAAAGTTTCGGTCGGCAAAATGCGTCGGTTCGCGACAGGATTATCGCCATTAATCGTGCCACTCGTCGCAGACAGATTACACAATTACGCTTCTATGATCGCGATAGTACACATAGCTTACATTTACACGTATCACAACGGTTAATAGAGCGGCGGTGTCGCGTGAAATTCCAGCTTGTGCGCGACATGTATCGTGATCCCGTACGTTCGATTTCGAGTCCCGGATCAAACATAAAATCATTTTTCGAGATACGAGCGACTAAACAGAATCGTTCGGAAGTAATTGTTTGAGCATCGTGGTCTTAACGATACACCGAGAACGCTTCGTTATTTACACAGACATCGTTCGTTACACGATAAACGTATCCGACTTACACTTTCATATCCATGAAAAACAGGGATGCCATCATAGTTCCTGTTTCCACCATTTCTCTTTTATTCCTGGCTCCGTAGTTCACAGTCTCGTTAATCGGCACGTTACAACCCCCTCGTTTTCCGTTTCGACGTAACGCGTACCTCGCCCTTTTCGAAGACGAATTCACGGATCCAATCAGAGTCCAACAACGTATACAACACTAACTGTACCtagttctttttttatttaagaaaagaagaatcatcacaaccatacgattacTCGTTTAATTTTGTCCCTGACGAGCGAGAGTGTTGCACGATGGTCAGTTCGTGGTGGTGGAGTGCAACACCAACTTCAACGTGGTGAACATCATCAGCAAAGCGCTGCACGCCATGACAGATGGTGATGACGCGATGCTGTGCTGCATCGCGGCCGGATTATCTCCTTTGAACACGTGCACCAGCACCCAGGCCGGTTGAGCGTTGTTCGACTTGCAGGTGTAATTTCCGGAGTGACGATCGGACGCGCGAGACACCTCCAGCCAACTTTTCCCTCCCGCCAGATCGGTACTGACATTGACCCCTTGGTCGATATCGTAGTTGATCATCCGGAAGTTGTGGTACCAGAATAGATAGGAGGGCGTTTCGGTCGAGTTTTTCACCTGACAATGAAGCTGCAGGGTGCTACCTGGCCTCACGAACTTCTCCGAGTCACCGGCTATCTCTGCTCTGGCCTCTGCAAATGGTAGAACGTGACGCGTCAGACGTGAGCAGCTTACCGTTTTATCCCATATTGTTTACCAGGGTCCAAAGGCGGTTATGAGGAGCGGAATGGCTGAGGTATGCATCGTGGCTGGTTAGGGGTTGTACGGGGATAGCGTACGAAAGCTTCTGCTTGCTCTCTTTCTCTTTAATGCTCGCATGGCCGTCGCTAAAATACACTCTGCGGCAAAATTAACCCTCCGACGGTTTATTCGGACCGTAATTCGTACACAGCGACGGTTATCGAAGTTATTTTATCGAACTGTCAAAAGGTTAAAGAGTCGCCAAATTTTTATCGATCCTTGTACCGTAACCTCGTGCAGCGAAATCGTATCGAAACGTGTCGGGAAAGTGAACCAAGTGGAACAACTCTACGGAATTCCAAATAATTTTTTCTGCGAATCAAATCACCGCGAATGGAAAGATTTCTTTTGATCTTCCGGTCTAAAAAGTCTCGTCGACGGCCGTGCGAGCGTTCGCAAAGCCTTTGTACTATCTCCTAATGATCACACGATTCGGGGAATTTTAGGGTACCTTGATTAGATGGAAACTATAAACCGTACCCCTTTACCGTCGTTCGCCTTGTTCGCCCAACGACGCGGACGGTCTGCTATAGGATCAGGTGTGACGGAACATTGTAAACACGACGACAAAACCTTCGCCATAACCCCCTTCGCTCCCATTGGAAACACTTTTGTCCATCCCGACCCCCATGTGCCGAGCGACCTTCCGTTCAATGGCGCGTCACGGACGAACACGCGCGAGCGAAAGCGTGGATCGAGTTTTAAGCGCTTCTCTGCGTGATACAAGAGCGTGCTCTTTTGAAGCGTGCACGCTCCAAGTGCTTCTGTCGACCATTGAATCGACGATGGGATTGGCTGCGGCGAACTATCGACTGTGTTGGTGCAAATCAAAAAAAAAAGGGCGAGAGAGGAAAAACAGCAGCAAATTCGTAGGTGGACAGAGGAGGCTGTGATgcgttgaaaatttattaaaacatcaCGACTCGAGGATATTTCTGTTGATTGTTCGTTTCTGTATCCGATGCAATTTTCCCGCGGTTTGAACGTGATTTTTTATCGTCTGTTCCGATAAAACAATTGTCTTTCAGGGTCTTTTTTTCAACTCGCTGGTTTGAACCAATTTTGTACTCTTTCTCGTTTTTTCCGTTTATTTTGTTTGTCCGGTTTTCAATTAAAGGCTAGAATCATCTTGAACCGCGTTTCATAATTTAGTTTCTTGATTAGTTTTCAAGGAGGAAAGAAATTTTAACTGGTCGCCTCTGAATTCATCGCAGAAATTGAGAAGCTTATTAAATGCGGTGCAGCGTAATCCCTCCTTCATCTATGTTACGAGTTTTAGAGGTGACGTGGCAGTATCGAGGATGGGTAAAATTAGATTCACCCGGTGAAAAGCTCTTTCTATGTACGCGACGATCCCGTTATTTACTTGCTTTCGAAGGGAAggctgaattttatattttcgaaacGTCTAATTACGGCCCTAATGAGACGCCATTAAGGTCAACTCGAGAACTGCCTTCGTTTCGTCAACAATACCGCGATCGTATTGATTCCGAAGTTACGAAGAAGTTGAATTCCTTCCGACTGGATGCATTCGTTAAATACGCCATTACCAACTTCCTATTAGTGGCGATTCAATCTGATTTTCAGCCGACGAAGCTACTCGTGTACCGCCGACACGAACGGTAAAAGCTTcattcatttttctttaaacgTATTTTAATTAGAAGTCAGACCAAGGAATACAATCTACTTTTTTTCGTGACAAAGCAATTCTTAAACGAGGAACCGTGGAAAACGTTTCGCGAATACCGATTCGATTAACTCGAACCGACCGATTGATTCACGTTGCTGCGTATCGAATGGACGGCTCCGAAACATACGAGGTTGAACACGATCGATCGATTTAATTCTACGTTTCGATCTTCGCCGTTCGACGTGCAGCCACGTAACAGTTCCGCGCATCCTATCAAACGACAGCGATCGGATTGATTCTTGAAAACGTAACAGGGAGAAATTAGGATAAACGGTGGTTTCGTTACTTTCGGAGCAGACCGCGGACACGGATTACCTTTACATTCATGCATGTCCGAACAACGAGCATAATTAACTGATCGATTTAACACTCGTCCATCGCTTAAATATTTGAACACCTCGATACACCGAACGCGCATTACGCTTCGTCCCGCGTTCCGCGTTATAAACCGTTCTCGCCATTTAACACCACATAAAATGCTCCATAATCGAAACGTCCCGCCAGCCACTCCCGTTTATATATCATCCTTGGATCAGAAAAATCTCAGTCCATGAATTTCAAGCGCGCAAGAAGGAACGTAAATATTACGCGCCCCAGTTTCGGACAGGAGGGTGGAGGGAGGAGGGCGgacataaatattaaatgtaccTGAGAAAGGCTCTCGTACGTATCCGTCAGGATGTCACGGTAAAAACACGGCGCCGGAAACCGAAGTAAAATTAGATAACTCTCCCGTACACAAAAGACAACTACCAGTATATAGTCGCGGAGGGTATACACAAATCTATCGTAGGAAGGGTGGGGTAGAGCAGAATACTTCCAAAAACTGGAATCTAAATGCAAATACGCGAACACAGGGATGCGGTTCGAACGACCACGCCACCAACCGAATCTCGTAATTCACGAAACTTCTGCCTCCTGCGCCTGATAAAAACCACTTTCTCGCTATTGATCGGCCCGTCTGCTTAATAAAATCCAGATGAAAGAGTTCTCGCCCTCTCGAGAGGCCTGCTTGGACGGACCTCTTTCACGCCGACGCGTGGATCCTACGTAAATAGGGATGAAAATGTAAACACTTAAAGCGTAGCTCAAGGAGAAAGCTCGTAAAGAGTGGAGGAGAAAAAAAGGAGGcataagaaagaagaaaaaagggaaACGTAAGCCAAAGAAGAATAGTCGATACGAGGAGGTGCTCGAATTCTTAGGCCGCCGTGTTCTTTGAGCTTGTGCATAAGGAAAAAGCGTTTCGCCGGCATATACGGGGTGTTCGACCAAGAGCCTATCGCGTTAAATTCGCTCTTTGATAATTCTGAACGAAAAAATCTTATGTACGAACTATCCATTATATATTGTACCTATTTCGATATCTTACCATTGAATTTTTATCGATATTCAAAGTTACATGTATTAGCTCCTTTAATCTCTTAGGCTCCCCTTAACATACTTTAGACTTTTCCCAAGTCAAGTCTTCAGAGTTTGCCTAGGATCTCGCAGAGGAATATTCGCAAAGAGAAATCAAAATGTACTTTCCAAACTTTTTGTTTGTAATACGTAACATTTGTGAGACAAGTTTGTCTAGTATGTGGGTGAAGTTGAAGTTGCCCTtatcgaacaccctgtatagcggTGGTAGGTTGTTATCGGGAGAAACGTGTTCTGTTTCTGTGAAGTAGGCGAGGATGATGCTCTTTACGTGGTCCTTTCGCAGGAAGCTTTGCCACTTTTCGCGCTCTTCCCGCACTACACAGCCTCCAACAAAAGAGACGTGTGCTTAGTCTATTGTATTTGCACGTTTAAACGTCCGCTCGTTCTATGTAATATTCGTTATTGCCGCTGACGTAATTGCGAGCGGTGAAGCGAAATAGAAACACGCTCGTAGAAGAAAAGAGCAGTATTAACGGTGAAAGGATCGCGGTAACATGCAGCTGTTGTGCGAAAGCTGCGCCGGACGATCGATACCCGTAATCGAAGCGAAATATTTTCGCGTTCGCGCATTTCGATCGTGCCTGTCCGCGAAACGAACCAACGACCACTGGTCTCTTTTTCGAAACGgtttatttcaatttcattaacCACCCGACAGAATAAactagaatttaatttattccaTCCGGCCGGAGGAGCCCAGTTTTCAATCGAGATCGGAAATTCGCGCGAGACActaaagtgtattaaaaatcgataaaaaaaaacTGTCGGAGGCTGATGTGCAGGGACGTTCAATGGCGTGCtctaacgaataaattatttcatactcTTTCATCGTGCGTTGTCACCTGGATATCGGGAATTAATTTGTTAGTTTTATCGTAAATCGAAAAGTAAAAGTGGTTATGTATAACGCGCGATGGCGAGTTATTGACATTCGTATATGAACTAAATTTTCGCGAGTTTATACGAtcgaaatgattttattttgcgTTTCGGGCAATACATCCGATGCAAACTCGGTTTCAAAGCCACCGtgttaatgaaaaatttatagaTACCGCGTGCAAAAATAGTCGGAAACAAGCGAACTTCGATCCCCTCCGTATTCAATTTTTGCTTACTCGATAAATCAGCTTTTGGTGTAACGCAAAGTATGCGTAAACAAAAATGTCAAAAGGTAGTTTATGAAATATTCTGTTGGCTCTAAATGTGTTACGCGAACAAATTTGCCCACACTTtccaaaaaagaaaacaaatacCGCGAGTAAATCACAGGCGACGTATCGGGTGAAATTCGGACAGGCCCACGGAAATAGCTTAAATATCGGTGTTTAATTTCACGCTTACCAACAACCTCGAGGTACAGAAATATACTTGTGGGTGGATGGGTAGATACTTGGCACTGGTACCATCCGGCATCCCTCGGCTGGACGAATTTTATTTGAAGAGTCCAATCCTCGCTGTTGTGGAAATGAGTTGCCTGGAAGCGTCCGTCGTTGGCGTACGTAATCAGACCGACGGTCAGTAGTTCCTGGACGTCCTTTCGTTTGATCCACGACACCTGGGGAGCCAGGCAAAAAGTCTCGTTAACAAGAACGATCCGTCACCCTTTCTGGCCAAAATTGGTTTGAAAGGACGGATCTGACTGGTGGGATTCCGAGTTCGCGTCCGTggaacttctaaaatttcaccTGTAACGACTGGAATGTCCGCCTTTATCACAGATcgaattttttatcatttgttcTCGTCGAAATTGGAAACGTTCCGCCACGTTAAAAGTCTACCGATAGAAAACGGAAGTAATTCGGTCCTTGTTCGAGCCGACAAATTCGTCCCTGTGCCGGGGATTCTGGATTTTAATTAATCGCTCTGTGGCTCTGTGTTTGCACAATAATTCGAAACTATGAGATTCTTACGTAACCCTGacaacttcttcttcttcgaagCTAACCGATATTTTGCTACGAGGACAAATAACAAGCAGTCTGCTAGCGACTCCCGTTGTTCGCTCGTTCGATTCAACGTAATATCGAGGCTCGACCTTCTACTATTGTCTGTTTATTACGGTCAGTAACTACTGAGCCATCGTTACGGGTACTAACCCTGCCATTAGTTAGTATTTTCTATCCACACCGATGGACGATGTCCATTTCGCGTCGGTCATTAATTTTCTCCTCCTCTTGCGGCGATCGATGGTCTTAGATCGTCTTAACGCTGTCGAAGGGCACCGGCAACGATTAAAGAGCCGGCTTAAACTCGTAAATCGATATCGACGGAGAAGAACGTTGCGTTTACACCCTGCTGCGTTGCGTAACGCGCGGCCACGAATGGCTACGTTTTCTATTTACTTAACGAAGCAATTCTCGGTCGCAACGATGCAGCACGCAACTCAAACCTTTACGACTGCTATTTATTCGTTCAGCCGAAAGTTCGGGAGAGCGTAAACGATCAAGCTGCTAGCGTAGTTCGCAACAGTTGAAAACTAGCAACGGTCTGTAAACATCGTACACGTATGACAGTTGGTAAACGTGGTAGGTCAATAACGATCAGTAATTGCCCCGTGCACCCTTCCTCTTGATTCCGTGTAGGTGAGAGCAAGCAAGAAACTGCCCTCGATCAGAATAATTCTAGGACATCGACACACGCCATGATTGCAGAGCTCGTGACCGAATTTCGTGGCTAAACCTATACCTATAGCTGGATTATACGCATTTATTTTAATCTTCGATCGTTCCTCCCTTACCATTTCGTGCAACATTATCAGGAAAGGGGATTGGAAGATTAAACAAACTAAATTCAAAGTATCACCATttggaataaaaaatttgtccgAGTCACACAGGAAAACAGACCATCAGAGCATTTTGTAGTAAATTTTTTCTCGACAATATTAGTATCGCATTTATCGACGTTTAGTCATGAATCAATATTAGCGAGATGATGTTCTGTCGAACACGACTGGATCGGGATTTTTGCAAATAAAAGCCAGATATTTTACGCGGTCATAACATTTCTCGCTCTAGATTCACCCCGTGAAATATCGGGGACCGGGCACGATTTATAAAACTTATACGCTCGCCATCGGACGTAAATACACGAGCCACGTAATGTACCGTGACTGGAACGTTGGCCGGTGCAATGATTCGACGACTATGTTCGCGTTTCTCGGATAGTAGTATTTGTAAAATCGGAAGCCTATCGCTAGAAGAGTTATCAGCGAGGGATAATCTTGACCAGCTCGATGGAAGACGACGCTGTTCACAGTCGGAATTGGCCGTGAAAGGGAAGAGAGATCCGTTCGCCATGATAGGACCTTACCTCGCTACGGCTTTATACCCGTCATAAAGTTTAGGCACCTGGTAACGAGGGCTATGAATGCTTTCGCCATGAGATTGAATTCTTGATGTGTTTGTCCTCGCTAAATGTGTAACCTTCGACGTACCGTGTTTCGTTATACAAGCCGGTATAATCGAACGTATTAACACGTTATCATCGCACTTTACCATTGCTAgaagaaattttcatatgtagctAATATTTCTACTGAGTTACAGGAATACGAATACTTGATGGCTTCGATAACTTTAGGGCCATAAGCAGAATATTACACTTTCATCATCCAGAGAGGACTTTTATAACGGTACGTAAAAAAATGCAGTCCTTTTTGTAGCGCAAGAAGCGGTAACTTTAATACTTTTAATGGAATGTCGggtaaatatttata carries:
- the LOC100882560 gene encoding lachesin translates to MVHGTTGLWHDAGFNVSRWLMIIIHGYRATTLLLSILLNVLLRTDYPTAVTAEIVAANENSLETGITGKPLDIDLPPTLPMSFGTENSTVISAQTGSTALLPCLVHNLGDGMVSWIKRKDVQELLTVGLITYANDGRFQATHFHNSEDWTLQIKFVQPRDAGWYQCQVSTHPPTSIFLYLEVVEARAEIAGDSEKFVRPGSTLQLHCQVKNSTETPSYLFWYHNFRMINYDIDQGVNVSTDLAGGKSWLEVSRASDRHSGNYTCKSNNAQPAWVLVHVFKGDNPAAMQHSIASSPSVMACSALLMMFTTLKLVLHSTTTN